A stretch of Labrus bergylta chromosome 19, fLabBer1.1, whole genome shotgun sequence DNA encodes these proteins:
- the nfe2l3 gene encoding nuclear factor erythroid 2-related factor 3 produces the protein MQIAKKYLTEGLIQLTILLSLIGVRVDIDSYLSGYYSPLIEINLGPSSAYTQTPFHSLRDNLDGYSVHPKCPELDYFFASRRLLDEVRNLGSPRFPTQLNAWLVHQVSATDKADCGPSTSNNTDTSSGLESSGDEASRDSEHLLDRGQDVCQTPAERGQGPCNAGACGALKEESDAKVKEEEEPAPLTQLAHSSTLEHESLLEGITSLNILPSIDIDQHWSNLLSLSVTDLDDLDSLVSGRVSDIDSDITSAISQDVSLHDAMVTNSVSERAEPRPDTQQRRILFRMESTSSSHSDVSPGMALGLAALPFASVCNLTGNGALGGCLDEAVFEQINQLGLEGLDTMDTQLMDCLEGIDPQVLEDLDSDSGLSLESSSGGPVSPGSSEMSSSSSSYCEDECGATGYSSEVESVPPKSITDYTTSWAPIDLSESVWHDHSYSSPALFHPPPVTFPHKGIKEEPLSDDEGPFSDEREMSRDELRARAMFIPFSVLQIVNMPVEEFLEVLDGQGFSPEQVTLLRDIRRRGKNKLAAQNCRKRKLDAITGLQEEVERLHAQRDRLLREKHLTAKTMGAVGQQIKQLTRDVLARLRDDSGQPLNPERFTLQCGANGRVVVQPVRRPAVSTSTGNKTDKRKKEKKQ, from the exons ATGCAAATCGCGAAAAAATACCTCACAGAAGGTCTGATTCAGTTAACAATCTTACTCAGTTTGATTGGAGTCCGTGTTGATATCGACAGCTACTTAAGCGGCTACTACTCGCCTCTGATAGAGATTAACTTAGGTCCTAGCTCTGCTTACACCCAGACACCCTTTCACAGTTTAAGAGACAATCTTGACGGGTACAGTGTTCACCCAAAATGTCCTGAATTGGACTATTTCTTTGCAAGTCGCCGGCTGCTAGACGAGGTAAGAAACCTCGGCTCCCCCCGGTTCCCCACTCAGCTGAACGCATGGCTGGTGCACCAAGTGTCTGCCACTGACAAGGCCGACTGCGGGCCTTCAACCAGCAACAACACTGACACCAGCTCGGGGTTAGAAAGCTCCGGGGACGAGGCCAGTCGTGACAGTGAACACCTGCTAGACAGAGGCCAAGATGTGTGCCAAACACCCGCTGAACGTGGACAAGGGCCTTGTAACGCAGGAGCCTGTGGGGCTCTTAAAgag GAGAGTGATGCTAAAgttaaagaggaagaagaacctGCCCCTCTCACTCAGCTGGCTCACAGCTCCACGCTGGAGCATGAG AGTCTGCTTGAAGGCATCACTTCACTGAACATTCTTCCTAGCATTGACATTGACCAGCATTGGAGCAAtttactctctctgtctgttacagACCTCGAC GACTTGGACTCCCTTGTTTCTGGACGTGTGTCAGACATTGACTCGGACATCACAAGCGCTATCAGCCAGGATGTCAGCTTGCATGATGCCATGGTAACCAATTCAGTGTCTGAAAGAGCTGAGCCCAGGCCAGACACCCAACAACGAAGAATCCTCTTCAGAATGGAATCTACCAGCTCTTCACACTCAGACGTGTCACCAGGGATGGCCCTGGGCCTGGCTGCTCTCCCCTTCGCTTCTGTTTGTAATCTAACTGGAAACGGGGCACTGGGTGGCTGTCTGGATGAGGCCGTGTTTGAACAAATCAATCAGCTGGGCTTGGAAGGCCTGGACACAATGGACACCCAGCTGATGGACTGTCTGGAGGGAATAGACCCACAGGTTCTGGAGGACTTGGACTCAGACTCTGGTCTCTCGTTGGAGAGCAGCTCTGGAGGTCCAGTCTCCCCAG GTTCATCTGAGATGTCATCGTCCTCCAGTTCATATTGTGAGGATGAGTGTGGAGCTACAGGCTACAGCAGCGAGGTGGAGTCAGTTCCCCCTAAGTCTATCACAGACTACACCACGTCGTGGGCCCCCATTGAtctgagtgagagtgtgtggcATGATCACAGCTACTCGTCTCCTGCTCTCTTCCACCCTCCACCAGTAACATTTCCCCACAAAGGGATCAAAGAGGAGCCCCTCAGCGACGATGAAGGGCCATTTTCGGATGAGCGGGAGATGAGTCGCGATGAGCTTCGTGCCCGTGCCATGTTCATCCCCTTCTCTGTCCTGCAGATCGTGAACATGCCTGTGGAGGAGTTCCTGGAAGTTCTCGATGGCCAGGGCTTCTCCCCTGAACAGGTGACCCTGCTGAGGGACATCCGCAGACGAGGGAAGAACAAGTTGGCAGCACAAAACTGCAGGAAGCGCAAACTAGATGCCATAACAGGGCTCCAAGAGGAGGTGGAAAGGTTGCATGCCCAAAGAGACAGACTGCTGAGGGAGAAACATCTTACAGCCAAGACAATGGGTGCTGTGGGCCAGCAGATAAAGCAACTGACCAGAGACGTCCTGGCCCGACTCAGGGATGATTCAGGACAGCCCCTGAACCCGGAAAGATTCACCCTGCAGTGCGGGGCTAACGGGAGGGTTGTAGTTCAGCCCGTGAGAAGACCTGCTGTCTCCACATCTACTGGCAACAAAACAGacaagagaaagaaggagaagaagcaaTGA